From Desulfatibacillum aliphaticivorans DSM 15576, a single genomic window includes:
- a CDS encoding helix-turn-helix domain-containing protein — MSYILEKTNGKISGQGGAAEILGMKRASLYNRMKKLGMR, encoded by the coding sequence ATTTCGTACATTCTCGAAAAAACCAACGGAAAAATTTCAGGGCAGGGGGGAGCGGCCGAAATATTGGGCATGAAGCGGGCAAGCCTCTATAACAGAATGAAAAAACTTGGCATGAGATGA
- a CDS encoding exo-beta-N-acetylmuramidase NamZ family protein, with protein sequence MLVNTGLDNLLESPPDWIKGKRLGLLLNPASVDRGLTGAQVVIDRRFPGQLTALFSPQHGFHAAKQDNMIESDHMKDPDLGVPIYSLYSETRIPTEEMFDGIDVLLIDIQDVGTRVYTFMYSMSYCMEVAKKTNKTTCIMDRPNPIGGEAVEGNILRGNCTSFVGRYPIPMRHGLTMAELARLFNDEFGIGCDLQVIPMTGWKRSMYYEETTLSWIPPSPNLPIVDSAVVYPGQVILEGTNVSEGRGTTRPFEVFGAPYIDPKEVMEVLRPKGVPGAILRPMAFEPLFNKWAGELCRGFQIHVTDRRTFQPYLTSLRLISALIKLYPDDFKWKQPPYEYEYERLPMDLILGDKEIREALENGASPFELEEAWQDELDAFIKTASKYHLY encoded by the coding sequence ATGCTCGTCAATACCGGCCTGGATAATCTGCTGGAATCTCCGCCCGATTGGATCAAAGGCAAACGACTGGGGCTGCTGCTTAACCCGGCCTCCGTGGACCGGGGGCTTACCGGAGCCCAGGTCGTCATAGACAGGCGGTTTCCCGGGCAACTGACCGCCCTGTTCTCCCCCCAGCACGGATTTCACGCAGCCAAGCAGGATAACATGATCGAGTCGGATCACATGAAAGATCCCGACCTGGGCGTCCCCATATACAGCCTGTACAGCGAAACCCGCATTCCCACGGAGGAGATGTTCGACGGCATCGACGTTCTTCTCATTGACATCCAGGACGTGGGAACGCGCGTTTATACCTTCATGTATAGCATGAGCTATTGCATGGAAGTCGCCAAAAAAACAAATAAAACAACCTGTATAATGGACAGGCCCAACCCCATCGGCGGAGAGGCGGTGGAGGGGAATATCCTCCGGGGGAACTGCACATCCTTTGTGGGAAGATACCCTATTCCCATGCGCCACGGCCTGACAATGGCCGAATTGGCAAGGCTCTTTAACGATGAATTCGGCATTGGATGCGATCTGCAAGTCATCCCCATGACCGGCTGGAAGCGATCCATGTATTACGAGGAGACCACGCTCTCCTGGATTCCGCCCTCCCCTAACCTGCCCATTGTGGATTCCGCCGTGGTCTATCCCGGCCAGGTCATCCTGGAGGGAACCAACGTCTCCGAAGGACGAGGAACCACCCGGCCCTTCGAGGTTTTCGGGGCGCCTTATATCGACCCCAAAGAGGTCATGGAAGTGTTGCGTCCAAAGGGCGTTCCGGGCGCCATCCTTCGGCCCATGGCTTTTGAACCTCTTTTCAATAAATGGGCCGGAGAGCTTTGCCGGGGATTTCAGATCCACGTGACGGACAGGAGGACATTTCAACCCTATTTGACCTCGTTGCGGCTGATTTCCGCTTTGATCAAATTATACCCCGACGATTTCAAATGGAAGCAGCCGCCCTATGAATACGAATACGAACGCCTGCCCATGGACCTGATCCTGGGCGATAAGGAAATTCGGGAAGCCCTGGAAAACGGCGCATCCCCCTTTGAACTGGAAGAGGCCTGGCAAGACGAACTGGACGCCTTTATCAAGACCGCATCCAAATATCATCTTTACTAA
- a CDS encoding ribonuclease HI, whose product MAETDGKWVRMALKNSKVWAESDGKGNFVVNNGKVKIKYKLDQEQEYTARVDNLAPVETLINKPKTAPKASASKKIPKYVAEETPDLPENAIIAYTDGASSHNPGPAGLGVLLKYKGHAKEISQYIGETTNNVAELSAILVALQNIKKRELPVRIFTDSKYSFGVLFQGWKAKANVELIAKIQNEISKFRDIKCYWVKGHANNPYNEIADKLATDAIKNHQNGTD is encoded by the coding sequence ATGGCGGAAACGGATGGCAAATGGGTCAGAATGGCCCTTAAAAACAGCAAGGTATGGGCCGAGTCGGACGGCAAGGGGAATTTTGTCGTCAATAACGGCAAGGTGAAAATCAAGTACAAGCTGGATCAGGAGCAGGAATACACCGCCCGGGTGGACAACCTGGCGCCCGTGGAAACCCTGATAAATAAGCCTAAAACCGCCCCCAAGGCTTCGGCTTCCAAAAAGATTCCCAAATACGTGGCCGAAGAAACGCCCGACCTGCCGGAAAACGCGATCATCGCCTATACGGACGGCGCGTCCTCACACAATCCCGGCCCGGCCGGACTAGGCGTGCTGCTCAAATACAAAGGGCATGCCAAGGAAATCAGCCAGTACATAGGAGAAACCACCAATAACGTGGCCGAACTCTCGGCCATCCTGGTCGCCCTCCAAAACATCAAGAAAAGAGAATTGCCAGTCAGGATCTTCACGGACAGCAAGTATTCTTTCGGCGTGCTTTTTCAAGGCTGGAAAGCCAAAGCCAACGTGGAGCTAATAGCCAAAATTCAAAATGAAATCAGCAAATTCAGGGATATTAAATGCTACTGGGTCAAGGGCCACGCCAACAATCCGTACAATGAAATCGCCGACAAGCTGGCCACCGACGCCATTAAAAACCACCAAAACGGGACTGATTAA